TACTCATTTCCAGTGGTAACATCACTTATGTGGTAGACAAGCTGGAGAAAAAGAATCTGCTTGCCCGTCGTTCATGCGACAATGACCGCCGTGTTATTTTTGCCGAGTTAACGGAGCAGGGGAATTCATTCTTTGAAGGCATCTTTGACCAACACAAGCAGGCAATCGTGGAAGCGATGGCAGGCTTGTCACAGGAAGAGAAGCTGGTTGTCATCCCGCTGCTCAAGCAATTGGGCTTTGCAGCTGCGGACAAAACAGTCTAACCGATAGCATTTATCGGTTGGGCTTTTTTTCTGTTCATTTGACTTGCATTTTATTGTATACATAATCCCTATCTATTTTAGATGAATAGTGATTGACCAGCTCGAAACAGAGCGAGTATAGTAAGGAAAAGTCATATTTTGTCGTCATTATAAATGGTTTAGCATTTGTACTATATATCATTTAGAAAATAGAGAGAAAGAGAGATTGAAAAGCGGGTGGGGTTAGAGGTAGTATGCTTGATTCGGATTAAGATCAATCATGCGCTCATTCTGATGTCATCCAGTAAGGAAGTACAGATAGATAGGTATGGGAGTGAAGGACATGCAAACGTCCAAATGGTTTAGCAGCAGTATGATGGTGTTGATCCTTGTCATTGTACTGGCAGGCTGTAGCGGCAGCCAATCGGGGTATGACAGTTCCGCACAGAGCAACAGCGGTGACATTGGCAATATACTGACGATTGGTACAGCGACAGATATAGAAAGCTTTGATCCTCACAATAACAACAATACTGCCAGTGAAGCAGTGCTAGTGAATATGTATGACTACTTGCTCAAAAACGATAACAATCAAAAGAAAGTGCCGGTACTTGCTACTTCTTGGAAACAAACGGATGATAACACTTGGCGCTTTCAACTGCGCGAGGGCGTAACATTTCATAACGGTGATCCATTTACGGCAGCTGATGTCAAATACACGCTTGAACGTGTCGCCAAAGACAGCTCGCTCAAGCAAAATTCCTATTTTAACAATATTACTGAGGTCAAAGTTGTGGATGATCATACCGTGGATATTGTGACGGATGGTCCTGATCCACTGTTGTTAAATCGTTTGAGCAAAATGGGTGCTGGCATTCTGCCATCTCATTATATTGAAGAACATGGTATGGAGCAATTTTTGAAGCAGCCAGTCGGTACAGGTCCTTACAAATTCAAGCAATGGATTAAGGATGACCGTGTAGAACTGGTGCGCAATGATGATTATTTCGGTGATACACCCAAATGGGATGAAGTGGTATTCCGCACCATTCCAGCATCCTCCACTCGTGTATCCCAATTGCTGGCAGGTAGTATTGATATTGCTTCCAGCATTCCAGCAGCTGATGTGAAGCGTATTCAGCAGGCAAAAGGAAAGTCTATCGTGAAAACACCGATTCAGCGCGTATTGCAGCTAATTTTGCGTATGAGTGATGGTAGTGTGACCGCCGACTCAAACGTACGTGAAGCGATCGATCTTGCCATAGATAAGCAAAGTCTAGTGGACAGCATTGCTGGGGGCGCAGGTGTGGTGACCCGTACGTCGGTTACACCCGGCAACTTTGGCGCTGATTCATCGCTGTACAAGCAAACGCTGTATAATCCAGCGAAGGCAAAGCAGCTATTGCAGGAAGCAGGTTATAGCAGGGGCGGACCGCAGATTACGATGAGTGCATCGTCGCAATATAAGGAATATGCCGAAGTTGTGGCGGGAATGCTAGATCAAGTAGGCTTTCAAACAACATTGGATGTGCTAGAACCAGGTGCATTCAGCGAACGATATAGCTCCAAATCGTTTAAGGAAGCATATATGATCGGCATTGGCAATTCGTTATTCGACGCTTCCAATAACTACATCCGCTATCTAAAATCGGAAGCAGAAGGGGAAACGGATTATAACAATCCCAAGGTGGAGCAATTGCTGCAAGCAGCGGCTGTTAATATGGATTCAGCATCACGTGAAAAGCAGTATCAGGACGTGCAACAGATTCTGGCGCAGGATCGCCCAGCAGTATATTTGTTCCAGATGGAAGGTGTATATGGTATGGACAATCGTGTCACATTTGCACCGCGCAGTGATGAAATGTTTTATGCAGATGAAATAACGCCTGTAAATAGATAATGAACGAGCAGGGCAGGGATGATCACCTTCTGGAGCAGTCCTTGCCTACCTTCGTCAAAAAATTCCTTCTATATAATAATACACAATACATACAGCCGAACGAGAGCCGTTCCATCTTCAATGATCTGTATATCGTAAACTGTTCTTCTGCGAAGGAACATATCATACGACTCATTCAGTAAGCAGTAATCGTTCAAGCATAAAGTAGTAAACGTTCAAGCCCTGTGGTAACGCGTTTTATGAACTTCAACTCAAAAAGGAACAAAGCTTTTTGGGAATTTAACCTTGAATGTTTGCCTTAGAAGGTTTATAGTAGGGCGACACGGAAACAGAAAATGCGCCCGACAATAGCTGTGTCTATGTGGTCGGGCTTTTTTATGGCTTTGTGTACGAAACACCTGTCGCCTACTGCATATTTATGTGGTATAAGCTAAGACTGATACGGTTTGTATGTTGGGTTTTACAAGCCTTTCGTCATTTCATCTGGCATCCTGATGATAAATCAACAAAATTTGAGTTTTCCGACAGCATTTGGGGTATAAAACTTGCTTAATATTCTAATGTGTGGGAAAATTTCACTAACAGAACCAAACGTTGACTGCATGCAGTTGACAACGATCGAACTTATAATCATACTGCCGGTGATCACATAGCCGGGGAAGATATATCCACTTTTCTTCGGTTGAAAAGTCGGATTGGAGGGAATTTACTTCGTGTATATCGTGCAGTCCATTGTTCAGGTGCCGGACAACAAAACGGAAGATGTCGTTCAGATTTACCGTGACCGGAGCAGAATAGTGGATCAGCAGCCGGGATTTGTATCTTTTCAACTTCTTCAGAGTGAAATCACATCGGGTGAACTTATTGTACAAATGACCTGGCAAAGTAAAGACCATTATCTTGCTTGGGTGAAAAGTGCCGACTTTCAGCGCATTCATACGCTGGAACGTCAATACCCGGATCGGGAGTTAACAGATATTAAGCCTACTGTGAAACGTTATCTGGTGCGTGCGGAGTAGTTCCCGTTAGAACGGGAGGTGTCCGCTGATGGCTTTACAGGAAAAGGGAACAGCAGGCGAACAATTAATTATACAGGCGGACCGACTGGCAGAGCAGGTAACGATGATGCAATACCTGAAACAGCCGGATTTGTATCAACGTTTTGGAGCCAAGGGTAGAGACAGAACGAAACAGGATTCTTTGTACAGCCTCAGTTATCTGGCGGAAAGTGTACTTATGAGAAGCCCTGCGCTGTTCATGCACTATATCTCTTGGCTCAAATTGCTTTTAAGCGGTTATCGAGTCACTCGTGAGGACCTAGTCGTCAATCTGATGGCGATTCGTCGGGTGCTGCAAGATCATTTCGATCATAGCGACAAGCAGCATGTGCTTCAATATCTGGATATGGGGATTGATCACGTAGCCGCCGAGCAGCCCGAGGTCTCTTATATATCGGAGCTTGCGCCGTTTGGCAATGAGGCAGCGCTCTATCTGGAGCGGCTCATCGCCACAGATCGCAAGCTAGCGTATGAAGGTATTGTTCAACTGCTTGAACATGATGTGCCGATCAAGCAAATTTATATGCATATTTTTCAAGCTGCACAGTATGAAGTGGGACGCTTATGGCAGCTTGGCCGTATCAATGTGGCGCAGGAGCATTATTGCACCGCCGCAACCCAGAGTATCATGTCCCGACTGTACCCGTACTGGCTGGCTGCTCATCAAAAGGGCAGTACACGCCGCCTTGTCTCTGCTTGTGTCGGCAACGAACAGCATGAGATGGGAATTCGGATGTTAACCGATTTTTTTGAAATGGAAGGCTGGGATACGTACTATCTGGGTGCGAATGTGCCCGATCACAGTTTGCTTCAATCCATTGTAAGTTATCGAGCCGATCTGATCGCTATTTCGGCAACTATGACATTCCATGTGCATCTGGTACAGGAATTGATCGCCAATATTCGCAGTAATGAGCATACAGCCGGCATCAAGATTATTGTCGGCGGACTGCCATTTAATATAGATCGTCAGCTGTGGAAGCTAGTTGGAGCTGACGGTTACGCACCGGATGCGGATCAAGCGATTCAACTGGCTGATACTCTGGTACCTGCTGCGCGGCAGCAATAGCCGGCGTTCAGCAGAATATGGGGAAGGGAAGATGAAGGCAATGATGAATGCAGAGCATGAGATCATGGTTTTGCGCAAAACAATTGAAGATCTTTCCCACCAAATTATCCAGAGTAAGCACCAGGAAGAACAAGCGCTGTCCGAATTCTCAGCTATGAACAATGAATTGGTGAATTTGCAGCGTTTGCTTGCCAAAAGTAACGCCGAGCTGGAAGCTGCAACTGAGGAAGCGTTGCAGGCGAATCAAGCTCGTGCTCGCTTTCTAGCCATCATGACACATGAGATTCGTACACCGATGAATGGTGTGATCGGGATGGCTGAGATTTTGCTAGCTTCTGATTTGACCGAGGAACAGAAGCGCTCCGTGATGTTAATTCAGGAATCTGCGGAGCTGCTACTGAACATGATTAACAATATGCTGGATTTGTCTAAGATGGAGGCAGGCAAAATGCAGTTGCAGGAAGGCATTATCAATATGCGCCTGTTGCTGGATCATATTATCCGTCTGATTGAACCGAAAGCCAATGAGAATGAAAATACAATCTCTGCATTTATTGATTATCGTGTGGAAAGCGATCTGATCGGGGATGGCGGACGAATCCGCCAGATTTTATTGAACCTAATCAATAACGCTAATAAATTCACACGCAATGGCAAAATCGAGATCAGTATTCAACTCAAGGAAAACCGTGCAAATCTACAGGTTCTGCACATTGAGGTTTCAGATACGGGGATCGGTATTGCACCGGACCAGCAGAAAAACCTGTTCCAGCCTTATGCACAGGCGGACCATCCACAACAACATAATGTGGAGGGAACAGGACTTGGTCTGTCGATCTGCAAATCGTTGGTGGAACTAATGGAAGGAACGATTGATTTGAAAAGCGATACAGGAAAAGGATCTACCTTCTGGTTTGATATTCCACTGAAGAAAAGTCCAAAAGTGGGCGCAAAACCGGCATCTGTCGGTGCTGGAGATGGATTGCAGGAGTATTCATCAGCACAGAACGCTTCATCCGTATCTGCAATTAAAGCAACGGATCAGCATATTCTGATCGTTGAAGATAATCCGATCAACAGTCAAGTGATTCAGCTGCAATTGAAAAAGATGGGCATGCGCAATATCCATATGGCTGTTAACGGTCAGGAGGCGCTAGAGGTGTTTCAGCAGCAGGAGTATGCGATGGTGCTGATGGATAACCGGATGCCAGTGATGGACGGATTCCAAGCCACTCGCAAAATTCGGGAAATGGAGCGAATGAGAGTTCGGCATCCGGTGCCGATTATTGCGCTGACTGCCAATACTAGTCCCGAAGATCGTCAACGCTGTCTGGAAGTAGGCATGGACGATATTTTGACCAAACCTGTGAATCTGGAAAGTCTGACTAAGATTCTGCATAAATGGCTACCGGCTATCGGTATGACCGAAATGGTGCTGGATATGAAAGTGATTCAGGAGATCATCGAGCTGAATGATGATGGAGATCCTGAGGTACTGCGTACACTGGTGGAAATGTACCAAACCGAAACACCAGCCAAACTGGATCGATTGCATCAATTAAGCATGGAGCAAAATGCACAGGCATTGGCGGAAGCCGCTCATGAATTGAAATCGGGCAGTCTGAGTATTGGAGTTAATCACTTTTCCCAGTTGCTTGCAGAGATTGAACGCAAAGCACGTACAGGTGATTTGAACGGTGTACCAGCTATTATAGAATCATTGTTTCCAGCGTATGAACGCGCGCGCTTGGAACTGGAACAGCTGGTTATCTAAAGTCATTTGATGATGGAGTATAGATATAAATATAAAACGTAAACCTGTATGCAGGAACATTGCATGCAGGTTTTTTGTTTGCGTATCGGTAAGTGACTTGCTTCATTAGAATAGCTGGGCATACAGAAACGAATCTCATCTTTGCTTGATGATCGTATCGCTTCAGATTGGGTAATGGATACCATACAAATTTGAAGAGCAGCATCATACCAAATGGCTGCTGAAAGGGTGGATTAGCAGATGTGTGCTTCATTTGATACAGCAAGAGAATCGGAAAATCAATACCATCAGCAGTTTTACAAAGACAACAAGCTGTTCGAAGACGGCAGCTGGATGTCTCGTCCCACTCCATTGGTCATGGAATTGCTGGAAAAGCTACAGCAATATACACCAGCACCGCATGTGCTGGATCTTGCCTGCGGAGTAGGTCGTCATGCCATTCCCGTTGCTCAAAAGCTGGAACAAGGCGGTAAAGTAACGGCTGTTGATTTGCTAGAGGATGCGATTCAGCAGCTGAATCAATATGCGGATGAATATGGAGTCAGCGATCGAATTGAAGGTGTTGTGAACGATGTGGAGCATTACCCAATTGAGCGAGAGCAGTTTGATTATATGATCGCTACTGGTTGTCTGGAGCATCTATCATCGGAGCAAGCATTTCGGGATACGCTGCGTCATATGCAGGAGGGCACGCGGATCGGTGGAATTCATTTTATTTCCATGACATCGTCTGTGCAGCAAATTGATCAGCAAAGCGGAGCAGCAGAGGAAGGCAATATCGAACTGAATCTCAGCACCGAGCAACTGCTTGACGTGCTGGAAGAGGCTTATGCTGATTGGAATATTATCGCGCGCAAAGCGGTAGCTCAAGCGATTGAAGAGAACAAGGACGACAAAGAGATTGAACTACAAGGCAACTGGGTTACGTTTGCAGCCAGTAAAGAGCCGTTGCAAAATAAACCAGAATTGTTGCGACAAACGACGCAAACAGAGTAAACTATTAGAGTATGGCTGATAAACGGGAGGAACGGTTGTGCTTGAATTAGTGAATATTGACATGGAAGATCAAGAGTTGCGCGAACTGTTGTCCTATGCAGTGTTTCCAGATGATGAAGTGCTGGATAACGTATTCGAGCAATATCGCAGCAATCCGCAGCAACGATTGTACAAATATATCGAAGAAGGCGAAGCCATCGGTATTATCGGCTGCGCAGCCGATCAGGATATGCCCGACGCGCTGCGAATCCGCCATATGGCGATTGCTCCAGAAGAACGCGGTCTAGGATATGGACGCGGCATCGTGCTGCTATTATTGGAAAAAGAAAAGCCTGCTATGCTGATGGCTGAAACGGATGCGGAAGGCGTGGAATTTTACCGCAATATCGGCTTTTCTGTTGTAAGCACTGAGCTGGATGAAGAGACAGCGGATTCGTTTGTTTGTATTTTCCATGCAGATGAGGAAGACGAAGAAGCGTAAGGATGCTGAATTTGCTGCTTTAAAGAAGAGCATGCAGGCGCGTTGTGCGCTTATATGCTGTATCGTTGCATGTAGGTATAGCGTGATACGCTATATGCGATGTGCTGCATTAGCTTTGCAAAAATGGTGGCATGAACAGTATCACCAGCAGTAAAAGAGTAGAAAAGACCGTCATGCTTCGGTATGGCGGTCTTTTTGCGTTCTCCATGTCCAACTCCAGAATAGTAGAGCTGCCAGACTATAACCCAAACCAAGATAGCATACTCCATTCCAGCCATGTGCTGCATATACCCATGTTGCGGTCAACGATCCGGTAGCACTACCGATGGAATAAAAGATCATATAGCCGCCAGTTAAGCGACTGCCCGCTTCTGGACGTGCTGCTAAAATCATACTTTGGCTTGTTACATGTACTGCTTGAACGGCTAGATCGAGTAGGATAATGCCTACAAGCAGCCACCAGACATGATCATACATCTGCCACGTAAACAACCAAGAGAGGGCTAGCAGTACAAGCGCACCACCACTGGTTCGGTGCATCCAACCCCGATCTGCCCAGCGCCCAGCACGCGAGGCTGCCAATGCTCCTGCCAATCCCGCTATACCGAGCATCCCAATGGCACTATGCGACCATGTAAACGGTGCGGTGCTTAGTGGGAACACAAGTGTTGTCCATAAGGTACTAAACGCAGCAAAGGTCAACATAGCCAATACCGCGCGAATGCGTAATATAGGCAGCTCGCGAAACAGCTGTAAGGTCGACCATACTAGCTCGCTATATGATAGTCGAGGAGCGTATGGACAAGTCGAAGGGGATACTGCTTTTACAGGGAAATAGCGGTAGATCAACAAGGCAACAATGAACAGCAATATCGCCGAACACAAATAAACAGACCGCCATCCACTCCAATCGGTTAACCAACCAGCGATAACACGTGCCGACAAAATGCCAATCACAATAGCGCTTGTTACCGTACCAACTGTACGTCCACGCTGCGTCGGTGAAGATAGAGATGCTGCCGCCGCAACAATCGTCTGTGCAACAACTGCCAATCCACCCATCGCACCTATACCGATCCAGAAGGAGAATGATCCCGAAGCCAGCGCAGTGAATAGCAGGCAGATGACAGACAACAGCATTTGTCCAGTAATTAGTAACCGACGTGGTACACGATCCCCTAGCGGTACAAGCAATAATAAACCGAGTGCATAGCAGAGCTGCGTGACTGTAATCACTGAACCAGACATCGCAGCATCCATATGCAGATCGGTGGCAATTACATTTAGCATCGGATGAATGTAATACATATTAGCGACAGACAATCCGCAAGCGATTGCAAATAACAGTATCAATGGTGTCGAAAGCGTAGCTGAATCAGATACAGTTGAATCTGTAGTATCTGAGATCAGTGGTGGATCAGTCGTGCAAGTATGTATATTCGTTGGCTGAGTCATAACATAAACCTCTTTTCTGTACCGATTGGTATTTAATTGATTGTAAATATAATACGTCTACAGATGGTTGTCAACTGGACGAGTCTCTTGCATATATTGCTTACAATGAGAAGTGGATTGCATCACTCGCGGCAACCGATTAGAATAAAATAAATTACTAATCGGTATAAAAAGAGGGGTTCTTATGGCACGCAAACGTGAATTTGATGAGGAACAAGTGCTAGAGCAGGTGATGCAGCTATTTTGGCAAAAGGGCTATGAAGCCACATCCATGAGCGATCTAACGGCAGCTACCGGATTGCAGAAGCCGAGTTTGTATGCTGCTTATGGCGATAAAATGTCGCTATTTGAAAAAGCATTGCGTCGATATAATGAGCAACATTTGGCAAAGATACAGCAACTACTAGATACAGGAAAAACAGCAAAACAATCATTTGAACAAGTATTCCGCTATGTATTACAGTCAACAATTGAAAATAAGAATAACGACAAAGAGAAAAACAAAAATAAAGATAACCGTAAAATCTTACAAGAAGCGGGTAAAGATCATGTGGACAATCAGAGCATTTCTGATTATGGATGCTACTGTCTCAATACGCTCGTCGAGCTGGCGCCACATCATCAGACCTTTGCAGTCTTGACACGTGAGCATCAGATGAAGCTAGGTGAGTTATTTACACAACGCTTGCAGCAGGCGATTCAGCATGGAGAATATGCGGCAAGCTATAACGCATCTGGGCATGCACAGATCATGTTAGTCCAGATGATCGGTCTGACTGTGCTGTTAAAAGCGAACCCTGATCCATCCATCATTCAGCATTCAGCAGCTACATTCCTATCTTCTTTACTTGGCTGATGCATGGATACTATTCATTACAGCAAAAGTGAAAGGTTCTGCAAACATGACAAACAACGAAGTCATCCATCATCGAATGCAAACAAAAATTCAATCCGTGCAAACCTTGATGACACGGCATACTTTGATTCAATTTACAAGATAGTGCGTCCAACAATTTCTGTGTTATAATACATGACAATAATTTGAGTTTTACGGCTGAAAGACGGCTTGACCAAGCGATGTAATCGGCTGGAAACTGCATGTCATACTGTACTGTCATTTCGATACAAACAGAAGCTGTTCAGAGAAAGAATTGGGGAGGAAGGGTGCTCGTATGCAATTGACTGTCAAAGAAGCGCTGGCTGTATATCCGTTGTCGGAGGCGCGTCTTGTTGCGGGTGCCGGGGGAACTTCCCGGCTGATGAAGTCGGTAAATGTCATGGACGCACCGGATATTGCCGATTGGATTAAAAGTGGAGAAATGCTGTTTACGACCGCTTTTCTAATGAAGGATGATCAGGAAGAAGCAATCAAGCTGATGCGTCGATTAAATGAGCGCGGTTGTGCGGGCATGGGCGTGAAGCTGGGCAGATTCTGGGATGTGATTCCGCAGGCGATTATTGAAGAAGCGGATCGACTGCAATTCCCGCTATTGGAGCTGCCATTTGAGTTTACCTTTTCAGATCAGATGAATGCGTTGTTTCAGGTGGAACATGAGCGTAGTACAAAGCTGCTGCAATCGGTGCTGCATAAGCAAAAGCAGCTGATGCAGTTTGCTTTAAACAAGGATTCGCAGAGCAATGTATTCTCAGCATTGGAGAGCATTATTCAATATCCAGTGGCGATTATCGGCTCGCGTGGTCATGTGCTTTACAATAGTGGCGAGGGCAAGGAAGATGGCTTGCTGCAAGGCTGGCCGTGGAAAATGGCATTGACCCGTGTGAAATGGAATCAGGGCAGCTGTTACCGAGTGCCTGTGATGCAGCGGGATGAGCAGTATGGCTTTTTGCTCGTATTTACCGATACGGCGATTCAGCTGCGTGAGGAAGAGGAATTGTTTCAACAGGCGGCGGAAGTGCTGGCTTTTCATATGGATACGACGTACCGCGAGCATATCAATCCGGGCTTGCAGGATAAAATGCGTGCGCTGGTGGCAGAGCATCTGTCCCGTCGCATTTCCATTATCGATCTGGCGCAGGGGGCGGAAAAGCTGGGCATCAGTCTATTTAATGGTCCATACCAGTGCGTACTGACTACATTGGAGCCGCAGGCATTTTCGTCAGAGAAACGACTGGCTCAGATTCATCAGGAGCTGCAATACAATCCACTCATGCAGTTGTTCCCCTCTCAGCATTTTCGGGTAGAAGAAGGGATATTGTCTATTTATACTTGCCCATCGGAACGTGATTATGGGGAAGAGCTATCGGCATTTTTGATGAATCGTTTCGAGGATATGGCAGAGCTGGCGAGCGATGGTGGCAGCCCGCGCTTTTGGATCAGCAATATCAAGCTGAAGCCGGATTCGTTCCGCGAAGCGTATCAAGAAACAGTAGAGACGCGCAAGCTTGCCCGCCGATTCGGGATGTCGCATATGGCGCTGCAATTTCATACGCTGGAGTTTGCCTATGTGTTCCAGCATGTGCCAGAGCATATTATGGAGACGTATTGTAACAAAGTGCTGGAGCCACTGATGATCCGCGATAGCGATCCAAATCAGGTGCTGATGTCCACGCTGGAAGCATTTGTTGAAAATGATGGGTTGATCAATGAAGCTGCCAAGCAGCTGTATGTGCATCGCAATACGGTAACCTACCGGATGGACAAGATCGGCAGTCTGCTGCAAATGGATTTTAAAAAGACGAACGATCTACTCAAGCTGAAGATGGTATTTACGTTCCGTAAGTTTTTGAAGCATAAGCAGCAGTAGACGACATAACCATAATACAGATTTATCGGCAATAATGCATAGTACTTCCCAAAACACAGCTATCCATACCATCTATGGCAGCTGTGTTTTTGTATGTATGCACAAATGCTTGTACCGTACTCGGCAACAAAAAACGCTAGGCATTTCCCTTATTCCACGCTTGATCTACCTCATACCAATAATTTCATCACAAAATAACCTACATAACAGTAAGGCATAATTCACAAATCACAAGTACAATGTTATTTTATATAACAAAAAAATAGACCTTTGGTTGATATGTGCAATAACCTGACGTACAATGACAAAAATAACATTTATAATGAGGCGATCAAAATGGCACATCAGACGCAACCGTGGACGTCATGGACAAAAGAACAATTCATCGCACAATTTAGTGGTTTATATGAACATTCTCCGTGGGTGGCAGAGCAAGCTTGGGAGCAGGCTCCCTTTGCAAACTTACAGGATGTGTTAGATAAAATGAAAGCAACCGTTGATACAGCGGGCAAGGAAAAGCAATTGGAGCTGCTGCGACAGCACCCTGATCTTGGCACACGCATTCAGATGACGGAGCATTCGCAATCGGAGCAGGCAGGTGCAGGACTGAACAATCTAACACCAGAGCAATATGAGAAGTTATCACGTCTGAATCGCGAATATACGGCAACGTATCAGTTTCCATTTATTCTAGCGGTTAAAGGGCGTAATGCGCAGCAGATTCTCGACACGATGGAGCAGCGTAACGGACAACCAGCTGAACAGGAGTTTGCAACGGCGTTGGAGCAGGTTCATATCATTGTCGGTTTGCGGATGCGCGATTGGGCAGCTCAGCAAGGGCTTACGTTATGAGCGGCAAATTAACGACGCATGTGTTGGATCTAGGACAGGGCTGTCCCGCAGTGGGTGTACGAATCGAATTGTATCGAGATGGGGAAACGCAACCGTTACGAACTGCTGTGACCAACAGCGACGGTCGTGTAGATCAGCCGCTGTTGAGTGGAGACGAGCTCGTGTCCGGTACGTATGAGCTACACTTTTACGCAGGGGACTATCATCGTCAGCTGGGGATACCGGCTGCGGATTCTTCGATCTGGGATGTGATTCCACTACGTTTTGTCATTCAGGACATCGACAGCAATTATCATA
The DNA window shown above is from Paenibacillus sp. JQZ6Y-1 and carries:
- a CDS encoding TetR/AcrR family transcriptional regulator; the encoded protein is MARKREFDEEQVLEQVMQLFWQKGYEATSMSDLTAATGLQKPSLYAAYGDKMSLFEKALRRYNEQHLAKIQQLLDTGKTAKQSFEQVFRYVLQSTIENKNNDKEKNKNKDNRKILQEAGKDHVDNQSISDYGCYCLNTLVELAPHHQTFAVLTREHQMKLGELFTQRLQQAIQHGEYAASYNASGHAQIMLVQMIGLTVLLKANPDPSIIQHSAATFLSSLLG
- a CDS encoding PucR family transcriptional regulator, which translates into the protein MQLTVKEALAVYPLSEARLVAGAGGTSRLMKSVNVMDAPDIADWIKSGEMLFTTAFLMKDDQEEAIKLMRRLNERGCAGMGVKLGRFWDVIPQAIIEEADRLQFPLLELPFEFTFSDQMNALFQVEHERSTKLLQSVLHKQKQLMQFALNKDSQSNVFSALESIIQYPVAIIGSRGHVLYNSGEGKEDGLLQGWPWKMALTRVKWNQGSCYRVPVMQRDEQYGFLLVFTDTAIQLREEEELFQQAAEVLAFHMDTTYREHINPGLQDKMRALVAEHLSRRISIIDLAQGAEKLGISLFNGPYQCVLTTLEPQAFSSEKRLAQIHQELQYNPLMQLFPSQHFRVEEGILSIYTCPSERDYGEELSAFLMNRFEDMAELASDGGSPRFWISNIKLKPDSFREAYQETVETRKLARRFGMSHMALQFHTLEFAYVFQHVPEHIMETYCNKVLEPLMIRDSDPNQVLMSTLEAFVENDGLINEAAKQLYVHRNTVTYRMDKIGSLLQMDFKKTNDLLKLKMVFTFRKFLKHKQQ
- the uraD gene encoding 2-oxo-4-hydroxy-4-carboxy-5-ureidoimidazoline decarboxylase; the protein is MAHQTQPWTSWTKEQFIAQFSGLYEHSPWVAEQAWEQAPFANLQDVLDKMKATVDTAGKEKQLELLRQHPDLGTRIQMTEHSQSEQAGAGLNNLTPEQYEKLSRLNREYTATYQFPFILAVKGRNAQQILDTMEQRNGQPAEQEFATALEQVHIIVGLRMRDWAAQQGLTL
- the uraH gene encoding hydroxyisourate hydrolase; amino-acid sequence: MSGKLTTHVLDLGQGCPAVGVRIELYRDGETQPLRTAVTNSDGRVDQPLLSGDELVSGTYELHFYAGDYHRQLGIPAADSSIWDVIPLRFVIQDIDSNYHIPLLVSPGGYSTYRGS